Proteins found in one Vallitalea guaymasensis genomic segment:
- a CDS encoding chondroitinase family polysaccharide lyase, with amino-acid sequence MKKMVGVFMALIMLVGTLAYSEPIKVMAADDDYSRCQDFEGANVPSNWQTVNGGSVEVSDNHYKHGTNSLLWNFVSDSKLRVDNPLYLSEAGAKKRGGMKIWIYNENPINDKVTFKFGGESSLDIDNPHYKFDVNINFKGWRAIWVKFQQEGDNPNYSGNDNDPLEIMDIVAPSEAGSLYFDIVEFVNEMPKSRSADYQMPKVGVSDIETAMYWDMAYYYSELTPSLPEETEITQEQINAFNNIEAKYEKWIFGENIDLTKEPLSIRNNALQQFITEGLQAYEKLNIVKHADGRITGEPLFSSRDPHLMKFGVDVSRAVLLPLVYDYKINGNDSSKEKFFDTLDYMNDQGWAYGSGLGTMDHETNKHNGYFHAIYLMKDELAATNRLERERETIFWQTIFGKTFEENIDQEEVTSDELRTKFMYNLLYVLIMEDTPEKVRYMKGLVNYYNIALTIAPGYSDTIKSDYSLYHHRGTYLSAYGVNGIHMASLIAYLLSDTTFALSENSTNNIKNSLLHARIYANQYNVPAGASGRLPDVTGVVSKLVPAYAYMALAANPIDEEMATAFMKLWKPDSTYLKDGLFPLANTYSVHYLNTMGGLQLAVELSERGYQAESTPQGTWVYPYSSLAINRQGEAMVAVKGYSQYVWDYESSNKFDPQTLTQLKENVYGKYQSYGSIQINGSGNPIGTIESGYNLDNGWDWNRWPGATTKHLPLSELIFTGGHANHRRFSDQTFVGGSTLQNQYGVFGMKLHDIHDDTSFRANKSIFFLGDTIVCLGSDIENNDSINPTETTLFQAYMNNSTMPFWYNSSNEITSDTYSEQVNTHDSAWLIDPYNNGYYIPDANGLFIQRGVQNSRDNRDSLDTSGNYTTAWINHGTNPNGEGYEYAIKLGATPQQMETFVSNPSYQVLQKDVDAHIVTDSSLNVTGYAIMNQNNVIDHGYLKNVSVPCMVMTKDLNEDEIVLSMSDPDLRLPKFDKHKDITSDAIRVPSTQNIATLTIRGEWQLKNPSDEARIITSNTDTTIEFDCVDGKNIEIELVKGSGNGQTPTPVTLNPTEDTYVRDGNYGDQNYGTVALRVKGGSTNNNRETIMKFDMTNVSVDAKTAELKIYPTKVTGVVPVSIYAVTDDSWNESSISYNNKPDVTTKITTVNIDEPNKWYTFDITQFVNSELQGDKVMTLYFVDDTVSGNTLVFDSREDINGPQLTISY; translated from the coding sequence ATGAAGAAAATGGTAGGAGTTTTTATGGCTTTAATTATGCTGGTGGGTACATTAGCATATAGTGAACCAATAAAAGTAATGGCTGCAGATGATGATTATTCAAGATGCCAAGATTTTGAAGGTGCTAATGTTCCTAGTAATTGGCAAACTGTTAATGGTGGTTCTGTTGAAGTAAGTGATAATCATTATAAACATGGGACCAATTCACTTTTATGGAACTTTGTTTCCGATTCTAAGTTAAGGGTAGACAATCCACTATATCTTAGTGAAGCAGGTGCTAAGAAAAGAGGCGGAATGAAAATATGGATATATAATGAAAATCCAATAAATGATAAGGTTACCTTTAAATTCGGTGGTGAATCTTCTCTAGATATAGACAATCCACATTATAAATTTGATGTAAATATTAACTTCAAAGGTTGGAGAGCTATATGGGTCAAATTTCAGCAAGAAGGTGATAACCCTAATTATAGTGGCAATGACAATGATCCACTAGAGATCATGGATATAGTCGCTCCTAGTGAAGCAGGAAGTCTTTATTTTGATATTGTTGAATTTGTTAATGAAATGCCAAAAAGCCGTAGTGCAGATTATCAAATGCCAAAAGTAGGAGTATCAGATATTGAAACTGCAATGTATTGGGATATGGCATATTATTATAGTGAGTTAACACCATCTTTGCCAGAAGAGACAGAGATTACTCAAGAACAAATTAACGCCTTTAATAATATTGAAGCAAAATATGAAAAATGGATTTTTGGTGAAAATATAGATTTGACAAAAGAACCTCTAAGTATAAGAAATAATGCTTTACAACAATTCATTACAGAAGGTTTGCAAGCATATGAGAAATTAAATATTGTTAAACATGCTGATGGCAGAATTACAGGAGAACCACTATTCTCATCTCGTGACCCACATTTAATGAAATTTGGTGTAGATGTAAGTAGAGCAGTATTACTACCATTAGTCTATGATTATAAAATAAATGGAAATGATTCAAGTAAAGAAAAATTCTTTGATACTCTAGATTATATGAATGACCAAGGTTGGGCATATGGAAGCGGACTTGGAACAATGGATCATGAAACAAATAAGCATAATGGATATTTTCATGCTATATATTTGATGAAGGATGAGTTAGCTGCAACTAATAGACTTGAAAGAGAAAGAGAGACTATTTTTTGGCAAACAATCTTTGGTAAAACATTTGAGGAGAATATAGACCAAGAAGAAGTAACATCAGATGAATTAAGAACAAAATTCATGTATAACCTATTATATGTACTTATCATGGAAGATACTCCAGAGAAGGTACGTTATATGAAAGGGTTAGTTAATTACTATAATATAGCTCTTACAATAGCACCAGGGTATTCTGATACAATAAAGAGTGATTATTCATTATATCACCATAGAGGTACTTATCTTTCTGCATATGGTGTAAATGGTATTCATATGGCATCATTGATAGCTTATTTGTTAAGTGATACTACATTTGCTTTATCAGAAAATAGTACTAATAATATAAAAAATTCTTTATTACATGCACGTATATATGCAAACCAGTATAACGTACCAGCAGGAGCTAGTGGTAGATTACCAGATGTTACAGGAGTAGTTTCAAAACTTGTACCAGCATATGCTTATATGGCACTTGCAGCTAATCCTATTGATGAAGAGATGGCTACAGCTTTTATGAAATTATGGAAACCTGATTCAACATATCTAAAAGATGGATTGTTCCCATTAGCTAATACATATTCTGTTCATTACTTAAATACAATGGGTGGGTTGCAATTAGCAGTTGAATTATCAGAAAGGGGATATCAAGCTGAAAGTACACCACAGGGAACTTGGGTATATCCATATTCAAGTCTAGCAATAAACAGGCAAGGAGAAGCTATGGTGGCTGTAAAAGGATATAGCCAATATGTCTGGGATTATGAATCATCTAATAAATTTGACCCACAAACGTTAACTCAATTAAAAGAAAATGTATATGGTAAATATCAATCATATGGAAGTATACAGATTAATGGAAGCGGTAATCCAATAGGAACAATAGAAAGCGGTTATAACCTAGATAATGGTTGGGATTGGAATAGATGGCCTGGAGCAACAACAAAACATTTACCATTATCAGAACTTATATTTACTGGTGGTCATGCGAATCATAGACGTTTCAGCGACCAAACTTTTGTTGGTGGGAGTACATTGCAGAATCAGTATGGTGTTTTTGGTATGAAATTACATGACATCCATGATGACACAAGTTTTAGAGCTAATAAATCAATTTTCTTCTTAGGAGATACAATAGTATGTTTAGGTTCAGATATTGAAAATAATGATAGTATCAATCCAACTGAAACAACATTATTCCAAGCATATATGAACAATAGTACAATGCCATTTTGGTATAATTCCAGTAACGAGATTACTAGTGATACTTATTCAGAACAAGTAAATACTCATGACTCAGCTTGGTTGATTGACCCATACAATAACGGATATTATATACCAGATGCCAATGGACTTTTTATACAAAGAGGAGTTCAAAACTCTAGGGATAATAGAGATTCTTTAGATACTTCAGGAAATTATACAACAGCTTGGATTAATCATGGAACAAATCCTAATGGTGAAGGTTATGAATATGCCATTAAATTAGGCGCTACTCCACAACAGATGGAAACATTTGTTAGTAATCCATCATATCAAGTGCTACAAAAAGACGTTGATGCACATATTGTAACTGATTCATCCTTGAATGTTACAGGATATGCAATAATGAATCAAAACAATGTTATAGATCATGGATATTTAAAAAATGTAAGTGTACCTTGTATGGTAATGACTAAAGATCTCAATGAAGACGAAATAGTACTTAGTATGAGTGATCCAGACCTTAGGTTACCAAAGTTTGATAAACATAAAGATATAACTTCTGATGCCATTAGAGTACCAAGTACTCAAAATATAGCTACTCTTACAATAAGAGGAGAATGGCAGCTTAAGAATCCATCTGATGAAGCTAGGATTATAACTTCTAATACAGATACAACAATTGAATTTGATTGTGTTGATGGTAAAAACATAGAAATAGAATTGGTAAAGGGTTCAGGAAATGGTCAAACTCCAACACCAGTAACATTGAATCCTACAGAGGATACTTATGTTAGAGATGGTAATTATGGAGATCAGAATTATGGGACAGTAGCATTAAGAGTAAAAGGTGGTTCCACTAATAATAATAGAGAAACTATCATGAAATTTGATATGACCAATGTTAGCGTAGATGCTAAAACTGCTGAACTTAAAATATATCCTACAAAAGTGACAGGAGTAGTACCAGTATCCATCTATGCTGTAACAGATGATTCATGGAATGAAAGCAGTATATCCTATAATAATAAACCAGATGTGACTACCAAAATTACTACTGTCAATATAGATGAGCCAAATAAATGGTATACATTTGATATAACTCAATTCGTTAATAGTGAATTGCAAGGGGATAAAGTGATGACATTGTACTTTGTAGATGATACTGTATCTGGTAATACATTGGTTTTTGATAGTAGAGAAGACATTAATGGTCCACAATTAACTATATCATATTAG